In Metopolophium dirhodum isolate CAU chromosome 5, ASM1992520v1, whole genome shotgun sequence, the sequence ATTTGCAATGGATGTTCCACTAAGTGTGATATATTACTTCTCTTAAATTGAACTTCGCCGGCCTCATTTAAATAACTACAATTTgagaaattttatttatagtttaacagttaagtaacaatatatttacaattacaaaCTTACGATGCTCCATCTAAAATAACACTATCCCACCATTCAAAATCAGGACAATGTTCAGTTAATTGTTCTTCTTTGGGCACTAACAATGCCATTTTTGTTACAGATGAAATGCCAGTTTTACGAGCAATTTGTGAAatttcattttgtaatttttctaaCTGGGCctacattacaaaatattattaatacatatagatACTAAGtactaacataaaatataactaattgaTATGAACGTATGGATTAAATATGTGATGATcggtatgaatattttaaaataccttcaTTCGTAGACGATCAGCAATTTGTTGAAATTTACCAGgttcatgaaattttaatgaTCGCTTTGTAcggatatttgtttttaatgtcaATCGTGGatcaaaaaactttaattcaGAAGAATCGTCATTAGatttttcactgaatgtttgtttaaattctTCTCGTTTTTTCGCTCTGATATTAGCTTTTAATGTGGGTATAACTTGAGTTAACTGAACTTCTTTACCAGTAATATCAATCGTACGTCCTTCACTATCAAGAATTAGAGGAGTTGGTTTTTCAGCAGATGAACTCATAGTTTTGGGTACACTTGGAACTGTCTTAATAAGACCGGTGgctaactttttttgtatttgagcCTATATAATccaaaagatataatattaatatgtattataatttataaacaaaattataatccagacataatattttataagcaaacTAACCTGCAACTGAGCAATTTTTGCTTGTTTCTCAAAATCAGTTGTTATTTGTGGTTTTTTATCTTTGCcattagtatttttttgaacaccAGATGACGGTATGGACAGTGCTTTTTTCCGTTCTTCGATCATTTTTTGAGCATTTAACATCATGTCTTTAatctgttaaaaacaaaaataatattgaacacaatctgaataaaaaaaataggtgcGTACCTGTCCCATGGAAAGTGCTTCTTCTTTGACCACAGTTGTATCATCTTCTTTTTTacgtttgatattattttcatcatacTCAGTTTTAATACTACGCTTTGTAGTTGCAGGCACAGTATTGACCTTCATAGTCATTCCTTTAGCCAAGTCGAAAGCCTTGTCAGTTAAGGATAATGCTTTACCCGGATCCAACAGCGAAGACCGAAGTTTGTCTATGAGAAGGTAAGACAAAATTAGGTATTGTCTTTatgaatgaattaataaattaggtagTAAATAATTTGGTAGTTGGTAGTTAgtgtacatttaatttaattttaaagtatttacctGCGGTTTTATACTTGTCGTAACCAGACGACAAGCAGTGCATTAATGTAGTCACCAGAGACGGTTCTCTGAATCCAAGAAATTTAGACACAGTTTTCTCCAAATACGGCTTGATGTCCTCAACTTCTTTTCTACTGATTGACAATGccatgttttttttgttaaaatattatcgtacCTATGGTGCCCTAGTAAAATAGATGAAAAATAACCGATTACCGGCGAATAACAAAGAATAATGAAAACGAAATACTGAATAACGTAAACGTTTGTAAACGTTAGACTAGGACCTAACTCAAACCTACGGTCGGATACTTGGATAACAGAATGTCAGTATCACCGTGAAGAGATAAAACAATAACATGGCAAATAACTCACTTATTAGGCCATGAGTTTACGGAAAGATGAAAAATCGGATCACTACCTTTTGTTCCTTTAAAGAAAGATGTACTAAAGTCTATTTGTAcgaattgaattaataataaatatattaatacatctaTCGTTTATGGGGTCTATAGTCTATGATTTATATCCAAAATGTATACTGTATTTGGTTTTATGTATAGGtccattttttttccataaatatttttcagacgcttatattttaaaccaaataatatttgtaccggtgaccaatataatattattatattgttccaaaatatatttgtgcCACTAACCAATACTTCCAATATTTGTTTGTTCTAAAAGTTCTAATGCTCATCGTTCCAAACTATATGCTAAaagctaatattataaacaaacagtgaacatttcatgtatctacggctatttgttttagagttatactaaattaccaaaaaccaaaatcaatttagtcgaaaaccgattttgcttagaaattcccgttttcccttaatttttattttgtttttcccggcgcatttgaaaactactgagtatttttcatttttgactCCTTTGAGTACcattgaacaagatactgtaGTTAGTAGGTTTACTTAGTAGTTTTACTGCCCCCAAACAGTCAGTGCGGATCCAggggttgattttttttttttttttggtagggGGCATACTACAAAAAGTTCCAAAATTGGATAAACACAGTGTATAACAAAGGAAAACCACGGCAAATGCCCCTTCCCCCCATTAATCCGCCACTGTAAACAGCAGTgaaaggcaaaaaaaaatttaaaaaaaaatacatcatcgtaaaatcaatacattcattgctccgcagCCTtcggctcagaatctaaaattgaacaACTGATGGAGTTTAACCACAGAATAGATTCATATAGCAACAGGTAGTCAAtgtccaaaaaatatatataaaaagatctCCAACTTCCAAgatttaatttgttatgaaaaatAGAAAGAGGACTTGGGAGCCCGCagtcaaatgttttttaaaaaacaaataaaatttaaaaaaaggtggataagtggatgtcgctctgctgtacagtaggttacaagtgggtcactgtaatggatggtgttaaatttgaattcaatgatataatatcattgtataagaaaaacgattctgagcgaaaacgatctgtcagcctatgatttttaccaagtatatttgatgatattattgtgaataaagtaatttatatataacctatttactcggagcctttgttttaaattttcaatttttagccataaaagttaaacattttatacatttttaaccacaaaataattaataaattataaatttgataaatgttgtcaaaatttgaactttaaatgcttataattaaaaactgtgactaaggatttttaatttttttcatctgcctttgaaacaataacctaggagccttctattaaattttcaagcttttttaatcaacagataaaattttattgatatttatagaaaaaaaaactaaaaaaattgaaaactgacaatggccgtaaacagctcaaaaagagtcaaaatattttgtaaattttatggtgtatagaaaatgctaatataaacatttagtcaaaatttcatgttcctacggtcatttgttttagagttacaccaaaaaccaaaatcgattttctcaaaaacagattttgcgtaaaaattcccgtttttcttaatttttcttttgtttttcacgtcgcttgtgaaaactactgtgaaatttttacttttgaccccccccaaagtaccaactagattcactttcctatcagaaaagttactattgaagaaaatacaagcacttttactgtcctaaaaggtgatgacagacacaaaaataaaaaaaataaaaaaaataaaaaaataaaaaaataaaaaaaaaacacacatcattgtagaatcaatacattcatcgcttcgctcagaatctaaaaaaattcatGTCAAATTGGCACCAGGCtgtcaatttttgaacaatTTAGACAACATAATCAACTAgaattaagtttataaaaaaaattggaaagaGGACCTGAGAGCCTGCAGGCATATAGGTTTTGacttttaagaaataaataaaaaatttgaaaaaaattcatatcgCATCATGTAATCATGATGAATGTtcaaaaaatctatataaaaagATATACAAgagttaaatattgataaaaaaaaattggaaagtaggtatataaaataattaagtccATTGTATATTTTCTTCTCAGTTGTCACCTAGGAACAACAatgtttatctaataaattaatcttTGATGAATACACTAAATTAATAACCTTACAGATTATATCTAGGAGTGTTTTTGAATTTATGGAtactattaaaaagtattttattaagtcTGTTACAGACAATGGCAATAAATCAATGGATGAAAATGATGAAtcaaatgttaatacaatttgtaacaaGACTCAGGATAAAGAGGCAAGTTTCATCATAATAGAAAGGAcaacaaatttatattgttaaaagttaaattataaattgtttattatctaGAATGAGATGATCATTCAATCGTGTTCTGAGTCTATAGACATGACAGATATTCCAGATACAAATAagcattttttacataaaataaaagtaaggtaaagtagttataaatatcttatagatatttttttttttataaatattaattatttagagcTTAGAAGAAGAAAACGACCGTTTGTTGtcaataattgaaaacaaaaatattataaacaaggatagtttaaaatgtaattgtaataCCATGCCGGAttttgcaaataaaaaaatattacagttaacAGATAGGGTACATGAGCTTATGTCAGAATTACAAATAATCAAATCATCAGCATCTGATGACTATGCAAGTATATActgttagtaaataatataatattttagtatttattaatatttttaattaacattctAGAAAACAAAGATTTTACAGAAATTAAACAGTTgactgataaatataatttgtcgaATAAAAAGATTTGCAATTACCGTAACCAGATAATGcaattgaaaaatgatttgaaaactACTCAAAATGTAAGAATGGTTTATATTGGGgactaatattttgtaattgatattaattattcacaatTTAGGCGTTATCTAATGAAATTGGAGATCCAGCAATGATGCAAACAGTTTTATCGGACAcaggaaagtcaaattacatagGACGTGCgcaaaaaatattggtattgcAGCAAAGAATAAACGAATTGCAAGCAAAACAAAgtgattcaaaaataaaagaattgcaTAATTCAACTGGTATTATTGTAgttgtaatatatattcataaaatgcacttcataggaaaatattattggattagtatacatatttttgtttagcTAAACATTCTATTTGAAccttgattttttatatttatagctattattaattttatcatagtaaattaatgttttacataataagtatattgaATGTACATAACACAAGTTCAATTACACCAAACTTGCTTTGGTAtagttagttttatattatttgttaactcTATATGATtgaaactttgttcaatttgttatttaaaatttggtgTATGTTGCTGTATAGTGTATTTTGCtgttttacctataaactaaaaaaaaatatttaaaaatcatgtagttaatgaaaataaaatattgaaatgtcaaaagttttagaaaattaaactcTATAAAATTTCTATCttaaattgtttagaaattaaaaattacattgttttcaaacttttttgaccaataaatgtaattaaatcaaaaaataaaatatatgtagtcCTTGTCTCTatgagtctaataaaaaaacagatttatgataaatgtattatctcAGGGGATATCTTAATGGTTAAATCCTCGCGGGACACCCTTAATAGATAAGTAATACCATTTATAAATCTGTTctaaccactatattttttatagttaacacCAAAAAAATGGAGAAAGCACGTAAAGCAATTAATGACCAAATATTAAAAGATACTCAATTAAAGGTTAGCGAGTTGGCTAAATCAGAGGAAATTTGGAAAAGACGAAGTAAGGCATTGGATGTAGAAATGACTGTTTTAAGAGtgcaaatacaaaaattattatcaaaatctgAATTTGATAACCAACTTATTGatcaattaaaagtattgttaacatattattatataaacataaacattatatatgtattaatatttgttttatacattcatAGGCTgagttaagtaataataataagcaacgGTTTAAGACAAAAGACTCTGTAACTAAACTAGAAGAATCAATTACATTACTTCagtcaaaaaatgaaaaagtttgcttaaatatacattaagagttaatatgattttataaattaaaaaaaaatgattataggcagcaaaaataattgaacaacAAACATCTGATTTGAATGATAGAGATATGAGAATATCTcatttagaatctaaaatactaaacATTACTGAAACAATTCAGTAAGTAaaaatagtagtataataataataatgatattatgataattcatTAAGTAccaaatactaaatactttacAGGGATCGTAATATGTGTTCAATAGATTTTACAGATCCTAAAGAAATTTTTATTAaggtaatgaattaataattaaatattaattaataatatcatttagaggttataatatagttttattaaatagaaattGAATGGATTTGAAAACCAACAACTAGTGGACCTATTAAGCATTGCTCACAATAAAATTTGTGAACATGTTCTAGTTGCTATTGATTTTAAAGTAAgtacattgtaataaaatttttttatgatattaacagaataacttatttaaaagaataaatacTTAATGGAAAAACAAAAGTTACAAAAATTTGAATCAAAGTTGGGATGCTTAAGTTCATCATTCAAGCAAAGATCAAATAGTATTTCATACCATTTGAAACATGAATTAAATCCAAATGaaaaactaatagaattacaaaataagtatataataaatttaataatataatagtatatctacattaataataattgagatcataataaattatattttataacattcagACTGGAACTGGTTGAAGAAGAGCGTGCTGCTTTTAAAGAAAGATTAGATACTCTTATAATGTTGAATAAAGAAAATGTACATACGTTTACTCGATCATTAAACAATATGAAACAGCagttaataaagtaaataaaatactgaACTGAatcatttatgtttaatatagttCATGCTTTTTTGTAtggttaatcatttttaataaattcaccaATTCATAAGAAATACAATTCTTTGAAAAAAGTACGCCGGCGGTACCACCACAAATGTCCAGATGAAACAGTAAggttatctattatattttgataggtACTGAAAGTTAAAATCCCTCAAGTTTAATTTGTCTGAAATTTGGAGAAATCAATATTTCTCGATATCATCACTAATTGAATCAACAAAAGCagcttatttattatatttattatttattatatgtataacttttaaattatcataaattactataattatgtaactcagatattagtatttattaaaaagtaaaaactaatctTATAcatcaagtttaaaataaaacattaaatacattactaattgaacacaaatataataaaatacacaatctctgacaataaataataacattaacattattttgagtTCAGTCTTTTTTACTTACATATTAATTGTCCTTGTTATTATACTCTTCTAAGTCTATAGAAGAGTTATTTTCAGATTGTTCAATAATAGAGTCTTCAGGTGTGATTTGTAATGAaggtaataatttaacaattctGCTTTCCATTGAATTTAGAAATGGTGAATCATTAAACTCTGGCAAACTAataaattttaagaataattgtaaaatctgAGGAGGTGTAAGATCACCAAACTGAGTAAATATTGTGTATCCCTGGGCAATAAAATAAGGTCCACAACCAGGTATCCACTgcctaaaagtaaaaataatcaacaaattatgataaCCTACTtgacaatataattgtaatctATTATAAGAGTACACTTACTCTAACATTGgtattacaaaattttt encodes:
- the LOC132945142 gene encoding U4/U6 small nuclear ribonucleoprotein Prp3 gives rise to the protein MALSISRKEVEDIKPYLEKTVSKFLGFREPSLVTTLMHCLSSGYDKYKTADKLRSSLLDPGKALSLTDKAFDLAKGMTMKVNTVPATTKRSIKTEYDENNIKRKKEDDTTVVKEEALSMGQIKDMMLNAQKMIEERKKALSIPSSGVQKNTNGKDKKPQITTDFEKQAKIAQLQAQIQKKLATGLIKTVPSVPKTMSSSAEKPTPLILDSEGRTIDITGKEVQLTQVIPTLKANIRAKKREEFKQTFSEKSNDDSSELKFFDPRLTLKTNIRTKRSLKFHEPGKFQQIADRLRMKAQLEKLQNEISQIARKTGISSVTKMALLVPKEEQLTEHCPDFEWWDSVILDGASYLNEAGEVQFKRSNISHLVEHPLQMRPPTDPLKPVFMPVFLTKKERKKLRRQNRRETWKEEQEKIRLGLEPPAEPKLRISNLMRVLGTEAVQDPTKMESHVRAQMAKRQKAHEEANASRRLNPEQRRDKKMRKLQEDTTLGVNIAIYRIKDLGNPSKKYKIETNSKQLFMTGCVILCKDCNVVIVEGGPKQQKKYKRLMLHRMKWEDDVIKTKDESEPKSNNKCSLVWEGMSKQRNFGEIKFKVCASEKLAREQLKKHGVEHYWDLAYSDLIMD
- the LOC132944527 gene encoding kinesin-related protein 4, whose amino-acid sequence is MDTIKKYFIKSVTDNGNKSMDENDESNVNTICNKTQDKENEMIIQSCSESIDMTDIPDTNKHFLHKIKSLEEENDRLLSIIENKNIINKDSLKCNCNTMPDFANKKILQLTDRVHELMSELQIIKSSASDDYAKNKDFTEIKQLTDKYNLSNKKICNYRNQIMQLKNDLKTTQNALSNEIGDPAMMQTVLSDTGKSNYIGRAQKILVLQQRINELQAKQSDSKIKELHNSTVNTKKMEKARKAINDQILKDTQLKVSELAKSEEIWKRRSKALDVEMTVLRVQIQKLLSKSEFDNQLIDQLKAELSNNNKQRFKTKDSVTKLEESITLLQSKNEKAAKIIEQQTSDLNDRDMRISHLESKILNITETIQDRNMCSIDFTDPKEIFIKKLNGFENQQLVDLLSIAHNKICEHVLVAIDFKNKYLMEKQKLQKFESKLGCLSSSFKQRSNSISYHLKHELNPNEKLIELQNKLELVEEERAAFKERLDTLIMLNKENVHTFTRSLNNMKQQLIK